In Pseudomonas campi, the sequence AGATCGGCTCGCCGAGGTTGTTCACGTCGACCATGTCGCCGTAGCGCCGACTGACGAAGATGATGCCTTCCTGGCGGATTTCGCCGTAGAAGCTGCTGGCCGGTGGCAGGCTCTGCTTGAGGAACTGGTAGGCGGCGATCTTCTTGAGATCCTTGCCCTGATCCTCGGCGCGCAGCGCCAGTACGATGGCCTGGCCGTATTTGTCCTTCTCTTGCAGGTCTTTCAGGTAGGGCGCCTTGCCGCTGACGAGGAAGTCACGATAAACCGTGGCGTCGTCGAACAGGTACAGGTTCTCTTCGGTGCGCACCTGGTACCAGTCTTCGTTGTTCAGGCTTTCTGCCTTCGGCGCCGGTGCTTGGTTGCTGCATGCGGCCATGGCGGCAGCCAGCAGAGCGATGGATACGGGTTTGAACATGGATTGTACGGACATCAAATTACCTCCCCAGGACGAATGGCAGGAGAGTCTCGCTGCGGCAGGTGACGAAATGATGACGCCCTGTGGATCGGTTGGATAACCCCTTTAGCCGCGCTGGTTCTGTTGCTGTCGTGAACTGCAGCGCAGGGGTGACGTTTACCTGGCGCAGCGGGTGAAAGAGGGTTGGTAAACCCCGTATGATCCGCGCTTGTTCAACAGGGACAAGCCATAGAGGGCGTCATCGGATGAAAAACTACCTGCGTCAATGGGCCGTGCTGGCCTTGCTCTTCACCCTGGCCGGGGTTGCCGGCTGCGCGTCCAAAGGCGGGGAGATGGCGGGTGAAGCTGCTGCGCCTGCCACTGCTGGGTACAGTTCAGCGGAGCAGGGTAAGGCCTCCGGGCGCCTGCTGGTGTGGACCGCCAACTTCTCCCTGGAAGTGGCCGACCTGGCCAAGGCTCAGGCCCAGCTCACCGAGCGCATGCTGGCGCTGGGTGGCTATGTCGAGGAAAAGAGCGACTACGGCAGCTACAGCCAGAGCCTGGTCTATCGCGTGCCCAAGGATGCCTTCGCCGCGGCCCTGGGCAATGTCGAGCAGAGTGGCAAAGTGCTGTCGCGCCACGTCAAGGGTGAGGATGTCACCGAACAGTACGTCGACGTGGAAACTCGCCTGCGCAACAACATCGCCCTGCGTGACCGCCTCCGCGACTTGCTCGGCAAGGCCAAGGACATCAAGGACATCCTGCAGATCGAGAGCGAGCTGAACCGTATCCAGTCCGAGATCGACTCCATGGAAGCGCGCATGCGCATCCTCAAGGACCAGATCCAGATGTCCACCCTGCGCGTCGAACTGCGCCAGCAGGAAGCGGAAAAGCCGGCCACCATCTACGGCCCGCTGGGTTACCTGTACAAGGGCACCGCGTGGTTCGTGACCAAGCTGTTCATCATTCGCGAATGAGGCTGGTGCGCCGGGAGGGCTGCCTGTGAATGTTCTGCGTGAATGTGGCGCCGTGCTGCTGTTTTTGGCGGCCGTTGCCAGCGTGGTGCATGGCCTCAGTGGCGGACCGCTGTGGCCTTGTCTGGGTCTGGCAGCATTGTGCTTCGGCC encodes:
- a CDS encoding DUF4349 domain-containing protein, translated to MKNYLRQWAVLALLFTLAGVAGCASKGGEMAGEAAAPATAGYSSAEQGKASGRLLVWTANFSLEVADLAKAQAQLTERMLALGGYVEEKSDYGSYSQSLVYRVPKDAFAAALGNVEQSGKVLSRHVKGEDVTEQYVDVETRLRNNIALRDRLRDLLGKAKDIKDILQIESELNRIQSEIDSMEARMRILKDQIQMSTLRVELRQQEAEKPATIYGPLGYLYKGTAWFVTKLFIIRE